A single region of the Vicia villosa cultivar HV-30 ecotype Madison, WI linkage group LG4, Vvil1.0, whole genome shotgun sequence genome encodes:
- the LOC131598373 gene encoding indole-3-acetaldehyde oxidase-like, whose protein sequence is MKLRQELELDGVKGIISSKDILNGGVNLGAKIIFGSEPLFAEEIAQCVGDCLAFVVADTQKLAEFAANSAFVEYSIENLEPPILSVEDAVKKS, encoded by the exons ATGAAACTCAGGCAAGAATTGGAACTTGATGGAGTGAAGGGTATCATTTCAAGTAAAGACATTCTGAATGGTGGGGTGAACCTTGGAGCAAAGATTATATTTGGAAGCGAGCCTCTATTTGCCGAAGAGATTGCTCAATGTGTCGGTGATTGTCTTGCCTTTGTG GTTGCAGATACTCAGAAACTTGCAGAGTTTGCTGCAAATTCCGCTTTTGTTGAATACAGTATTGAAAATCTTGAACCACCTATCCTAAGTGTTGAAGATGCTGTTAAAAAATCTTGA